GCTCTGCCATCGTCTCGACGATCGTCGCCATGGCCCATCACCTGCGGATGGAGGTCATCGCGGAGGGCGTCGAGAGCCCGGAGCAGGTGGAGTTTCTGCGGTCCGAGCGCTGCGATCAACTGCAGGGCTATTGGTACAGCCCGCCGCTGCCCGCCGATCAATTCGAAGCCGCGATCGGGATGCGGATGAACGGACAGGCGGCCGCGGACCGTACGCCGCCGAACTTGCAATAAATCAACGGCACGGCCTTCGGGAACAGGAAGGCCGTGCCGTTTTTTTGCCGCCGGCGGCTTTTTACGCGGACGCTCCCGCATCCATCGGGTCCGCGCCCGCTGCGGCTTGCTCGGCGGCGATGCGGGCGGTCAGCCACTCCGTAGCCGCCTCCGCCGGCAGAGGCTGGCTGTATTTGTGGCCTTGGGCCTCCTTGCAGCCGATCATGCGCAGAAAATCGGCTTGTGCGTCCGATTCGACGCCTTCGGCGATCGTCTCAAGCTGCAGATGTCCGGCCATCGCGACGATCGCCGCCACGATCGGCTCGCGGTTTAAGCCGACGGCCAGCTCCCGCACGAACGAACGGTCTATTTTCAACCGGTCCAGCGGGAATTGGCTGAGGTGGCTGAGAGAAGCGTATCCGGTGCCGAAGTCGTCGATCGACAGGCTGACGCCGAGCCGCTTCAGCTCGCGCATGCGCAGCACGACCAGATCGCCGTCGGACATGGCGGTGCTCTCCGTCACCTCCAATTCGAGCGCTCCGGGATCGATGCCGTAACGCTCCAACAGATTGGAGATCCATTCGGTCAGATGAGGATCGTGCAGTTGCCTCAGCGACAGATTAACCGCGATGCGGCGTGGGGCCAGACCGGAACTCCGCCATTCGCCCATCTGCCGGCATGCTTCCTCCAGCGCCCAGCGTCCGATCGGCAGGATCAGTCCCGTTTCTTCGGCAACGGCGATGAATTCGGACGGAGGCACCTGTCCCAGTACGGGGTGGCTCCACCGCATCAAGGCTTCCATCCCGATGCAGCAGCCGTCCGAGAGGCGAATCTGCGGCTGGTAAAACAAAGACAGTTCGCCGGCTTCGGCGGCGCGGCGCAGTGACGTCTCGATATCAAGCTTGCGCGACAGGCGGCGGCTCAGCTCGGCGTTGAAGAACATGTAGCCGTTTTTGCCCCGTTCCTTCGCCTCGTACATCGCGCTGTCCGCGTGCTTGACGAGGGTGTCGACGTCGGAGCCGTCCTGCGGGTGCAAGGCGATGCCGATGCTGGACGTGATGCGATAATCTTGCTCCGCCAGCCGGAAGGGCTTGTCCAGCGCCTCCAGAATCTTCCCCGCGATCTCTTCGGCTCGCGGCGCGCCGCAAGGCGACGCCAGAACGATAAATTCGTCGCCGCCTAACCGGCAGACCAGAGCGTCGGACGGACACGCTTCCCGAAGCCGCTCGGCGACCTGCCGCAGCAGCATGTCTCCCGTCGTATGGCCCGCGGTATCGTTGACCCACTTGAACCGGTCCAGATCGAGAAACAGCAGACCCGCCGTCCGGCCGTCTCCGTGCCGCAGCAGCGCCTCCAGCCGCTGGCGGAACATCAGCCGGTTCGGCAGCTCCGTCAGCGAATCGTGGTAGGCCATCTGCATAATGGTGCGTTCGTACTGCTTGCGCTCGGTAATATCGACGGAGATGCACAGCCATTGCGGTACGCCCGAAAATTCGACCGGCAGCTTGACGGTCTGCATGATGCGTTTGTCGCCTTGCGGGGTGTACACGATATCTTCGGACTGAATCGAAGCGTCCCCGCTCTGAAGCGCGTCCCGGCTCCATTCGTCCATCTGCCAATCGAACGTCAGCCCGTCCGAGCGAACGACGTCGCGAACCGGCATCCCCACGATTTGCCGGGGGGAGTAGCCGTTAAACTCCGCGAACGACCGGTTCGCCAGCGTCAGGACGCCGTCGCGGTTGATCGCGTAAATATGGTTCGGGTTCATGTCGATCACATTTCGGAGCATCTGCCGCTTGTCCCGGAGCTCGGCGTTGATTTCCTGCATGCGCAGCGTATGAATGCGGCTGAATTGGACGAAGACGATGATGGCGAATAACATGATCGCCACGCTGCTGACGACGAGTTCCGCGCTGTTGGTCAAATTCAGGAGTTCGGTGGAGTAGACGGCCGCCAGCGACAGCGCGAACCAACGAATGAACGAGCGCTGCCGAGCGTTCGGGTGGTGCCGGGTAATAATCAGGCTCTGGATGAATACAAGCAGGAGAAAAACGAGATGAAGAGCGAACAGCCATTGAATCGGACCGTAGACCGGGGCGTAATAGGGCGGTCTTCCGGCCGCCTCCACGAGTTCGAGACGCTCCACGCCGAGATCGGTCCAGCCGGCGGCGTACACGAACAGGCACCAGACGCAATAGGCGAGCAGCAGCCCGTTTGATCGGCCGAGAGCCCAAGACCGCTGGGATTGGACGGCTGCCGATTCCTTGCTTAGGCTCATCAGGCTTGCGTACATCAGCGGACCCAGGAAGATCGGACCGAAGCGGAGCAGACGGAACACAAATTCGATCGTCGTCTGCGACAAATAGTTGGCCGCGTAAAGCACGGTGACGTCCAGTTGCCAGATCGACAAAAACACGAGGAACAGGCAAAGCTGTCTGGCGAGGCGGGACCGGCTGAACAGAACGACGATGGCGAATCCCAGCGCGAGCGGAATCATACAAAAAACGGACATCGTTAGGAGCATGTAAATAGGTCCCTCCACTCATTGGCGGAACGAATCGAATGGGCAAGATTTCCTAATACCTTCCATTCTACATTCTATTTCATGAGATGCAAGTCCCGAGTGCCGTCAATGACAATAATTCGACGATAAAGCGGGAGATTTCCGGAAAAAAAAGCCGGTTCCGGGGCATAAAGAAGGCGGCGGCACGCCGGAGAATCGCAAGACGAACGCCCGGTCGCCCCGACGGCGGCCGAACGGAGCGGTCCCGGCTCCGCGCTTTCATCCGGATAGGCGGACTTCCGTCGATTTTCTCCGGGGATTGCGATACAATAGGCTGGGAACCGAAGGTTTACCCATTTTCAGGAAAAGGTGCAAATTCAATCATGAGCATACTGACCGTCAAAAACTTGACGCACGGCTTCGGCGATCGCATGATCTTCGAAGACGTGTCGTTCCGTCTGTTGAAGGGCGAGCATATCGGCTTGATCGGCGCCAATGGTGAAGGCAAGTCGACGTTTATGAACATCATCACGGGCAAGCTGCAGCCGGACCAAGGCTCGATCGAGTGGTCGAAGCGCGTGCGCGTCGGCTACTTGGACCAACACGCGGCGCTGCAGCGCGGCATGACGATCCGCGACGTGCTGAAGGGTGCTTTTCAATATTTGCTGGACATGGAGACTCGCATCACCGAATTGTACGCGAAGATGGGTGAAGCCGACCCGGAGACGACGGACCGGCTGCTGGAAGAGGCGGGCGAGCTGCAGGATATATTGTCGTCCAGCGACTTCTACACGGTCGACGCCAAGGTCGAAGAGATCGCGCGCGGACTGGGATTGGCCGATATCGGGCTGGACAAGGACGTGCAGGACTTGAGCGGCGGACAGCGGACCAAGGTGCTGCTTGCCAAGCTGCTGCTGGAGAAGCCGGACATCTTGCTGCTGGACGAGCCGACGAACTATCTGGACGAGCAGCATGTCAACTGGCTGAGGCGGTATTTGCAGGAGTACGAGAACGCCTTTATCCTCATCTCCCACGATATCCCGTTCCTGAACAGCGTCGTCAACCTGATTTATCATATGGAAAATCGGCAACTGAACCGGTATGTCGGCGATTACGATCAGTTCCGCCGGGTGTACGAGGCGCAGAAGGAACAACTGGAAGCCGCGTATAAAAGGCAGCAGCAGGAGATCGCCGACCTCAAGGATTTTGTCGCGAGGAACAAGGCTCGCGTCTCCACGCGCAACATGGCGATGTCGCGTCAGAAGAAGCTCGACAAGATGGAGATCATCGAGCTGGCCAAGGAGCGCCCGAAGCCGCAGTTTCATTTTCAGGAGGCGCGTACGTCCGGCAAGCTGATCTTCGCGGCGCACGACCTGGTTATCGGCTACGACCGGCCATTGTCGCGGCCGCTCCATCTGCGGATGGAGCGCGGGCAGAAGATCGCGCTTGTCGGCGCCAACGGCATCGGCAAAACGACGCTGCTTCGCAGCCTGATCGGTCTGCAGCCGTCGCTTGGTGGCCGGGTCGAGCAGGGCGAGTATCTGCATATCGGCTATTTCGAGCAGGAAGTGAAGCAGGAGAGCAGCCGGACTTGCATCGAGGAGATTTGGTCGGAGTTCCCGTCCATGGGGCAGCACGAGGTGCGCGCGGCACTCGCCCGCTGCGGCCTTACGACCAAGCATATCGAGAGCAAAATCGAAGTGCTGAGCGGCGGGGAAAAGGCGAAGGTGCGCCTGTGCAAGCTGATGAACCGGCCGTCCAACGTTCTGGTGCTCGACGAGCCGACCAACCACCTCGACGTCGATGCGAAGGAAGAGCTGAAGCGGGCGCTGCGGGCGTACAACGGCAGCGTGCTGCTGATCAGCCACGAACCGGAATTTTACCGGGACGTCGTGACGGATATTTGGAACGGCGAGGATTGGACGACCCGCATCTTCTGAATCGGAACCGAAAGCGAAAAAGGACCGAGGGCCAAATCCAAGTAAAACCCGCCATTCGCTCGAATGGCGGGTGTCGCGCTTATCGGTCGGATGGAGCTGCGCCGCAAGCGCCGAAGCGGAAGGCGTCCAGAGCCGCCCGCCTTCCGTCGCGTTCGGCACGTCAACGCTCCCCCAGGAATATTCTCATGTAGACTCGGGTGTTCCTTGCGCCCATTCGTCGGCCCATTGCTGCAGCTCCCGCAGGATCGGCTCAAGCGCTTTGCCTTTGGCCGTCAATTCGTATTCGATGCGAACGGGAACCTCGGGGTACACATGGCGCGCCACGATGCCGGCTTCCTCCAGATCGCGGAACCGTTCGGACAGCATGCGGTCGCTGATGTTCGGCAGGAAGTCGGCAATCTCCTTGTACCGTTTGGGTCCGGAGAGCAGCGAATATATGATCAATCCGGCCCACTTTTTGCTGAGCAGCTGCAGGGCTTGTTCCATTTTGGGGCAACAGGTGGGTTTGCAGGAGTCAGGGTTATTCATCGTCTTCACTCCTTTGCCCTCATTGTAGCACAAGTCCTGCAATTTTGTGAAAATGTATGTATGTTCATGGAACCTGGAGTCGCAACGGATCGTCTATTGCAAGGGAACTCGCGTTTGTCGGAGGCCCCGTCGCCGCTGAGAAAAGGATTCGACTGCGGGGCATCCGCGCATATGTTCGGGAACCCTTAGATCAGGGCGATTGCCAACAGCGTGAACAGCGACAAAGGCAAAATGGCGGAATAATACGGGCTGTAATAGCCGCCGTAATAGCCGTATCCGGGATAGAACTGGCGCATCTCTTCGAATTCGAATTCGCGGGCGGATTGCTGCCAATTCGGCTGGCCGCCGCCTTCCACGAGCAGGTAGAGATGGTCGTCGTCGACGCTGTGGACGACCCCTTGCAGCGTCTGTCCTTTGATCGTCTGCACCTGTACCTTTTTATTCACACAGGATTTGCAGATTTGTTGAACTTGCTGCACATGCTGCTTCATCGCCTGCAAAGCCGCGGCATTCGCCTGGTAGACGAGTTGCGCGTTCGGCGCGCCTGTCGCCTGCATCTGCTGCGCGGCGGGGGCCGCAGTCGGGACATTGGCTTGCTGCATGGCTTGCGAGTAAGGGTAATTCGGGTTCGCCATGTTCGAGCACCTCCATGGATAAAATTTACCCTATCCTATGCGAATGCCCAATGGATGGTGAATAACGGGAGGGATGATCGGATTGAACAGCCGTCGGGAACCGCATCCGCGAAAATCGCGGTTCTTC
The nucleotide sequence above comes from Paenibacillus thermoaerophilus. Encoded proteins:
- a CDS encoding putative bifunctional diguanylate cyclase/phosphodiesterase yields the protein MLLTMSVFCMIPLALGFAIVVLFSRSRLARQLCLFLVFLSIWQLDVTVLYAANYLSQTTIEFVFRLLRFGPIFLGPLMYASLMSLSKESAAVQSQRSWALGRSNGLLLAYCVWCLFVYAAGWTDLGVERLELVEAAGRPPYYAPVYGPIQWLFALHLVFLLLVFIQSLIITRHHPNARQRSFIRWFALSLAAVYSTELLNLTNSAELVVSSVAIMLFAIIVFVQFSRIHTLRMQEINAELRDKRQMLRNVIDMNPNHIYAINRDGVLTLANRSFAEFNGYSPRQIVGMPVRDVVRSDGLTFDWQMDEWSRDALQSGDASIQSEDIVYTPQGDKRIMQTVKLPVEFSGVPQWLCISVDITERKQYERTIMQMAYHDSLTELPNRLMFRQRLEALLRHGDGRTAGLLFLDLDRFKWVNDTAGHTTGDMLLRQVAERLREACPSDALVCRLGGDEFIVLASPCGAPRAEEIAGKILEALDKPFRLAEQDYRITSSIGIALHPQDGSDVDTLVKHADSAMYEAKERGKNGYMFFNAELSRRLSRKLDIETSLRRAAEAGELSLFYQPQIRLSDGCCIGMEALMRWSHPVLGQVPPSEFIAVAEETGLILPIGRWALEEACRQMGEWRSSGLAPRRIAVNLSLRQLHDPHLTEWISNLLERYGIDPGALELEVTESTAMSDGDLVVLRMRELKRLGVSLSIDDFGTGYASLSHLSQFPLDRLKIDRSFVRELAVGLNREPIVAAIVAMAGHLQLETIAEGVESDAQADFLRMIGCKEAQGHKYSQPLPAEAATEWLTARIAAEQAAAGADPMDAGASA
- a CDS encoding ABC-F family ATP-binding cassette domain-containing protein — protein: MSILTVKNLTHGFGDRMIFEDVSFRLLKGEHIGLIGANGEGKSTFMNIITGKLQPDQGSIEWSKRVRVGYLDQHAALQRGMTIRDVLKGAFQYLLDMETRITELYAKMGEADPETTDRLLEEAGELQDILSSSDFYTVDAKVEEIARGLGLADIGLDKDVQDLSGGQRTKVLLAKLLLEKPDILLLDEPTNYLDEQHVNWLRRYLQEYENAFILISHDIPFLNSVVNLIYHMENRQLNRYVGDYDQFRRVYEAQKEQLEAAYKRQQQEIADLKDFVARNKARVSTRNMAMSRQKKLDKMEIIELAKERPKPQFHFQEARTSGKLIFAAHDLVIGYDRPLSRPLHLRMERGQKIALVGANGIGKTTLLRSLIGLQPSLGGRVEQGEYLHIGYFEQEVKQESSRTCIEEIWSEFPSMGQHEVRAALARCGLTTKHIESKIEVLSGGEKAKVRLCKLMNRPSNVLVLDEPTNHLDVDAKEELKRALRAYNGSVLLISHEPEFYRDVVTDIWNGEDWTTRIF
- a CDS encoding winged helix-turn-helix transcriptional regulator, yielding MNNPDSCKPTCCPKMEQALQLLSKKWAGLIIYSLLSGPKRYKEIADFLPNISDRMLSERFRDLEEAGIVARHVYPEVPVRIEYELTAKGKALEPILRELQQWADEWAQGTPEST